One genomic segment of Flagellimonas marinaquae includes these proteins:
- a CDS encoding endonuclease/exonuclease/phosphatase family protein: MRLLICLLVLISTSLYGQKSKAYTLRTIAFYNCENLFDTVNDSLTFDDDRTPEGRYHWTQERYHQKIENLSKVISKIGYETSKTSPDIIGLCEVENLDVLEDLVQHPNLREKDYGIIHFDSPDERGIDVALLYKKASFIPSSFKSHRLLLFDDMGEREYTRDQLVVGGTMDQEEVYFIVNHWPSRRGGAAKSQPFRVRAALLNKRIIDSIQKLDLDAKIIAMGDLNDDPIDDSLKKILKTKVKKDQLDSLSLYNPMEAMFKKGVGSLAYRDKWNLFDQMFFTSNLVTKDRTRLTFWKAGIFAPEFIRTDKGRFKGYPWRTYSGGTYTAGYSDHFPAYLFLLKEVR, encoded by the coding sequence ATGCGATTATTAATATGCCTACTTGTATTAATATCGACCTCACTGTATGGACAAAAGTCCAAGGCTTACACCTTAAGAACAATTGCTTTTTACAACTGTGAAAACCTGTTCGATACGGTAAACGACTCCCTTACTTTTGATGACGACCGCACCCCGGAAGGACGGTACCATTGGACGCAGGAGCGTTACCATCAAAAGATTGAGAATCTATCCAAAGTAATTTCCAAAATTGGTTATGAGACGTCCAAAACATCTCCAGATATTATTGGTCTCTGCGAGGTTGAAAATCTGGATGTGCTTGAAGATTTGGTGCAACATCCCAACTTGCGGGAAAAGGATTATGGCATCATTCATTTTGATTCGCCCGATGAACGTGGAATTGATGTTGCCCTACTTTACAAAAAGGCTTCCTTTATTCCATCGTCGTTCAAAAGTCATAGGCTTTTGTTGTTTGATGACATGGGGGAACGGGAATATACCCGTGATCAGTTGGTGGTCGGCGGTACCATGGATCAAGAAGAAGTCTATTTTATTGTGAACCATTGGCCCTCCCGAAGGGGTGGTGCCGCCAAAAGTCAGCCATTTCGGGTACGGGCGGCCTTGCTCAATAAGCGCATCATAGATTCCATTCAAAAATTGGATTTGGATGCTAAAATTATTGCCATGGGAGACCTAAACGATGACCCCATTGATGACAGTTTGAAAAAAATATTGAAAACAAAAGTCAAAAAAGACCAATTGGATAGTTTGAGCCTTTACAATCCGATGGAGGCCATGTTTAAGAAAGGCGTTGGCTCTTTAGCATATCGAGATAAATGGAACTTGTTCGACCAAATGTTTTTTACATCCAATTTGGTGACCAAAGACCGAACTAGGCTCACATTCTGGAAAGCCGGAATCTTTGCGCCAGAATTCATCCGAACCGACAAAGGAAGGTTCAAGGGTTATCCATGGCGCACATACTCCGGCGGCACCTATACGGCTGGATACAGCGACCACTTTCCTGCGTATTTGTTTTTGTTGAAGGAGGTACGGTGA